The following coding sequences lie in one Candoia aspera isolate rCanAsp1 chromosome 11, rCanAsp1.hap2, whole genome shotgun sequence genomic window:
- the PRMT7 gene encoding protein arginine N-methyltransferase 7 isoform X1, translating to MKVFCGRANPVTGAMEWLEEDENYDYHQEIARSCYADMLNDKDRNTKYFQGIRAAVSRVKERGEKAIVLDIGTGTGLLSMMAVTAGADFCYGIEVFKPMADTAVKIVEKNGFSDKIKIINKHSTEVTVGSDGDMQSRANILITELFDTELIGEGALPSYEHAHKRLMQEGCEAVPHRATVYAQLVESKRMSSWNKLFPIHVQAEGDKKAIVFPSEMDICPGAPSVYDIQLNQVPLHDFVTLSEVVTMFSIDLSKPVSRTSVSHTVKLEPIKSGKAQVVLSWWDIDMDPAGSIKCTLAPYWVQSTYEETPWRDHWMQCVYFLPNEELVSQGQSMDLTAFHDDYSVWYKLQKSRNEGSKTSELIQRPVCRCQAHLLWNRPRFGELNDWNRTSHYFQALKKVLKPNSVCLSISDGSLLPVLAYQLGAEKVFTLEGSLLSHSLMQKIFMANGLEDKITIIEKHPESLTSSDFEGRKISLLIGEPFFSTSLLPWHNLYFWYARTALANHLTSDVTVLPQAASLHLMTVEFKDLWRIRSPCGTCEGFDVRIMDEMIKNSLDFRESKEAEPHPLWEYPCKSTSDPLKVLTFDFQQAVPEHILTKEGVINLSRCEKSHGAVLWMEYHLAPNVSISTGLVRDSNEKDYCQWTPHCKQAVFFFDSVLEPNSSISNPSAVAYAISFSPATGEVNMDFKPLN from the exons ATGAAGGTTTTCTGTGGAAGAGCCAATCCAGTTACTGGAGCAATGGAGTGGTTGGAGGAAGATGAGAATTATGATTACCATCAGGAAATTGCAAG GTCCTGCTATGCAGACATGCTGAATGACAAAGATCga AATACTAAGTATTTTCAGGGAATTCGTGCTGCAGTTAGCAGAgtgaaagagagaggggaaaaagccATTGTCCTGGACATAGGGACTGGCACTGGACTCTTGTCCATGATGGCAGTGACAGCAGGTGCTGACTTCTGCTATGGTATTGAG GTCTTTAAGCCAATGGCTGATACAGCGGTGAAGATCGTGGAAAAGAATGGCTTCAGtgacaaaataaagataattaaCAAGCACTCCACCGAAGTTACTGTCGGGTCAG ATGGAGACATGCAGTCTCGTGCAAACATCCTGATAACAGAGCTGTTTGACACCGAATTGATCGGAGAAGGGGCCTTGCCGTCTTACGAGCATGCTCACAAGCGCCTGATGCAG GAGGGATGTGAGGCAGTACCTCATAGAGCAACTGTGTatgcccagttggtggagtccaaGCGAATGTCGTCTTGGAACAAGCTGTTTCCCATTCATGTCCAAGCAGAAGGTGACAAGAAGGCCATTGTCTTCCCATCAGAAATGGACATCTGCCCTGGTGCACCTTCTGTCTATGATATCCAGCTGAATCAGGTGCCCTTGCACGACTTTGTGACTCTCAGTGAAGTGGTCACTATGTTCAG TATAGATCTCAGTAAGCCGGTCAGCAGAACCTCTGTGTCCCACACGGTGAAGCTGGAACCGATCAAGTCTGGCAAAGCCCAAGTGGTCCTCTCCTGGTGGGACATTGACATGGACCCTGCTGGGTCCATAAAATGCACATTGGCCCCATATTGGGTACAAAGCACTTACGAAGAGACCCCG TGGAGAGATCATTGGATGCAGTGTGTATATTTCCTTCCAAATGAAGAACTTGTTTCCCAAGGCCAGAGCATGGACTTGACTGCTTTTCATGATGATTACTCTGTATGGTATAAGCTTCAAAAAAGCAG AAATGAAGGATCAAAGACTTCTGAACTCATCCAGAGGCCAGTGTGTAGATGTCAGGCCCACCTGTTGTGGAACCGGCCCCGGTTTGGAGAACTCAATGACTGGAACCGCACATCTCACTATTTTCAAGCTCTGAAgaag GTCCTTAAGCCGAACAGCGTCTGCCTGAGCATCAGTGACGGTAGCCTCCTGCCTGTCTTGGCTTATCAGCTTGGAGCAGAAAAG gtGTTTACCCTGGAAGGCTCTTTGCTTTCTCACTCGCTCATGCAGAAA ATTTTTATGGCCAATGGTTTGGaagataaaattacaataatagaGAAACATCCTGAATCATTAACCTCATCTGATTTTGAAGGCAGAAAG ATATCCCTTTTAATCGGTGAGCCCTTTTTCTCGACGAGCTTGCTGCCCTGGCATAATTTATATTTCTGGTATGCCCGGACGGCATTGGCAAATCATCTCACCAGTGATGTGACTGTCCTTCCTCAAGCAGCTTCTCTCCACCTGATGACTGTGGAATTCAAG GATTTGTGGCGAATCCGTAGCCCGTGTGGTACCTGTGAAGGGTTTGATGTCCGCATTATGGATGAGATGATAAAG aATTCCTTAGACTTCCGAGAATCGAAGGAAGCTGAGCCTCATCCGCTCTGGGAATATCCCTGCAAATCCACCTCTGATCCCCTCAAAGTTCTGACATTTGACTTCCAACAAGCTGTACCAGAACATATTCTTACGAAGGAGGGCGTCATAAACTTGTCGCG GTGTGAGAAGAGTCACGGAGCTGTTCTCTGGATGGAATACCATCTGGCGCCCAACGTTTCCATTAGCACAGGACTTGTGCGGGATTCAAATGAAAAG
- the PRMT7 gene encoding protein arginine N-methyltransferase 7 isoform X2: protein MMAVTAGADFCYGIEVFKPMADTAVKIVEKNGFSDKIKIINKHSTEVTVGSDGDMQSRANILITELFDTELIGEGALPSYEHAHKRLMQEGCEAVPHRATVYAQLVESKRMSSWNKLFPIHVQAEGDKKAIVFPSEMDICPGAPSVYDIQLNQVPLHDFVTLSEVVTMFSIDLSKPVSRTSVSHTVKLEPIKSGKAQVVLSWWDIDMDPAGSIKCTLAPYWVQSTYEETPWRDHWMQCVYFLPNEELVSQGQSMDLTAFHDDYSVWYKLQKSRNEGSKTSELIQRPVCRCQAHLLWNRPRFGELNDWNRTSHYFQALKKVLKPNSVCLSISDGSLLPVLAYQLGAEKVFTLEGSLLSHSLMQKIFMANGLEDKITIIEKHPESLTSSDFEGRKISLLIGEPFFSTSLLPWHNLYFWYARTALANHLTSDVTVLPQAASLHLMTVEFKDLWRIRSPCGTCEGFDVRIMDEMIKNSLDFRESKEAEPHPLWEYPCKSTSDPLKVLTFDFQQAVPEHILTKEGVINLSRCEKSHGAVLWMEYHLAPNVSISTGLVRDSNEKDYCQWTPHCKQAVFFFDSVLEPNSSISNPSAVAYAISFSPATGEVNMDFKPLN, encoded by the exons ATGATGGCAGTGACAGCAGGTGCTGACTTCTGCTATGGTATTGAG GTCTTTAAGCCAATGGCTGATACAGCGGTGAAGATCGTGGAAAAGAATGGCTTCAGtgacaaaataaagataattaaCAAGCACTCCACCGAAGTTACTGTCGGGTCAG ATGGAGACATGCAGTCTCGTGCAAACATCCTGATAACAGAGCTGTTTGACACCGAATTGATCGGAGAAGGGGCCTTGCCGTCTTACGAGCATGCTCACAAGCGCCTGATGCAG GAGGGATGTGAGGCAGTACCTCATAGAGCAACTGTGTatgcccagttggtggagtccaaGCGAATGTCGTCTTGGAACAAGCTGTTTCCCATTCATGTCCAAGCAGAAGGTGACAAGAAGGCCATTGTCTTCCCATCAGAAATGGACATCTGCCCTGGTGCACCTTCTGTCTATGATATCCAGCTGAATCAGGTGCCCTTGCACGACTTTGTGACTCTCAGTGAAGTGGTCACTATGTTCAG TATAGATCTCAGTAAGCCGGTCAGCAGAACCTCTGTGTCCCACACGGTGAAGCTGGAACCGATCAAGTCTGGCAAAGCCCAAGTGGTCCTCTCCTGGTGGGACATTGACATGGACCCTGCTGGGTCCATAAAATGCACATTGGCCCCATATTGGGTACAAAGCACTTACGAAGAGACCCCG TGGAGAGATCATTGGATGCAGTGTGTATATTTCCTTCCAAATGAAGAACTTGTTTCCCAAGGCCAGAGCATGGACTTGACTGCTTTTCATGATGATTACTCTGTATGGTATAAGCTTCAAAAAAGCAG AAATGAAGGATCAAAGACTTCTGAACTCATCCAGAGGCCAGTGTGTAGATGTCAGGCCCACCTGTTGTGGAACCGGCCCCGGTTTGGAGAACTCAATGACTGGAACCGCACATCTCACTATTTTCAAGCTCTGAAgaag GTCCTTAAGCCGAACAGCGTCTGCCTGAGCATCAGTGACGGTAGCCTCCTGCCTGTCTTGGCTTATCAGCTTGGAGCAGAAAAG gtGTTTACCCTGGAAGGCTCTTTGCTTTCTCACTCGCTCATGCAGAAA ATTTTTATGGCCAATGGTTTGGaagataaaattacaataatagaGAAACATCCTGAATCATTAACCTCATCTGATTTTGAAGGCAGAAAG ATATCCCTTTTAATCGGTGAGCCCTTTTTCTCGACGAGCTTGCTGCCCTGGCATAATTTATATTTCTGGTATGCCCGGACGGCATTGGCAAATCATCTCACCAGTGATGTGACTGTCCTTCCTCAAGCAGCTTCTCTCCACCTGATGACTGTGGAATTCAAG GATTTGTGGCGAATCCGTAGCCCGTGTGGTACCTGTGAAGGGTTTGATGTCCGCATTATGGATGAGATGATAAAG aATTCCTTAGACTTCCGAGAATCGAAGGAAGCTGAGCCTCATCCGCTCTGGGAATATCCCTGCAAATCCACCTCTGATCCCCTCAAAGTTCTGACATTTGACTTCCAACAAGCTGTACCAGAACATATTCTTACGAAGGAGGGCGTCATAAACTTGTCGCG GTGTGAGAAGAGTCACGGAGCTGTTCTCTGGATGGAATACCATCTGGCGCCCAACGTTTCCATTAGCACAGGACTTGTGCGGGATTCAAATGAAAAG